The Oryzias latipes chromosome 4, ASM223467v1 genome includes a window with the following:
- the LOC111947373 gene encoding ubiquitin carboxyl-terminal hydrolase isozyme L5-like, with protein MKGLALSNSEVIRQVHNSFARQQMFEFDAKSSAKDEDAFHFVSYVPVNGRLYELDGLREGPIDLGACNQDDWINAVRPVIEKRIQKYSEGEIRFNLMSIVSDRKMIYEKKIAELQAQLTEDEPMDTDQSSSFLSSIQSEIAKYQLLIEEENQKLKRYKIENIRRKHNYLPFIMELLKTLAEYQQLMPLVEKAKEKQSAKKAQEAK; from the exons ATGAAAGGTTTGGCTCTCAGCAATTCAGAGGTGATTCGGCAGGTTCACAACAGCTTTGCCAG gcaGCAGATGTTTGAATTTGATGCAAAATCTTCAGCTAAGGACGAAGACGCCTTCCACTTTGTCAGCTATGTTCCTGTAAACGGCAGACTGTACGAGCTGGATGGACTTCGAGAGGGACCGATTGATTTGg GCGCATGCAACCAAGATGACTGGATCAATGCAGTTCGACCAGTGATTGAGAAGAGAATACAAaa GTACAGTGAAGGTGAAATCAGGTTCAACCTAATGTCGATTGTGTCTGACAGAAAGATGATTTATGAGAAGAAAATTGCAGAACTTCAGGCACAGCTGACTGAG GATGAGCCAATGGACACAGACCAGAGCAGTTCCTTCCTAAGCTCCATCCAGTCAGAAATTGCCAAGTACCAGCTCCTCATTGAGGAAGAAAATCAGAAACTTAAAAGATATAAG aTTGAAAATATTCGACGGAAGCACAATTACCTCCCTTTTATCATGGAGTTGCTGAAAACACTGGCAGAATACCAGCAATTAATGCCATTGGTAGAGAAG GCAAAGGAGAAACAAAGTGCTAAAAAAGCTCAAGAGGCAAAGTGA